TTCAAGCAGAGGACTGCTCTAACCTGTGATGCTAATATGTGCGCTCTGAGTTCACTGAACATCTGtacaaaaggaaaaaaacaaatcaAAATAATAAACAAGCTTAAAAGCATAAAGTGGaaaaaaataagtattattaaaataaaaaataaatgaaGGCACCTGTTCACTGGTCATTATCAGGCTCAATATTGGTCGACTCAGACTCCACTGATTACCAGCATCCTCAAAGAGCATGATCTCAAAAAGTGTCTTCAGTATCTACAGAACAACAAAAAAAGCCTAAGTCCCAAGCAAATTCAGTATCTATCACAAATAAAATACTACTGTATTACTTTGAAACATTTCAGAATATGGTAAACAGGATTTAGCAACAAAACCTGAGGAAACAAATTGGGATACTCTCCAATATGCCGCGCGAGATTTACTGAAGCTGGTGATGGAGGTGAGTCACCAGATGTAATGTTGTTAAAGTAAAAGGCTGCCAGGCTGTCGATGGCAGAAGCGCACTGCCCAAAGGAGATAAACATGACATAAATCAGCCCAAATAATACAATAGCCAGTACAGTTTCAGCCTATATATTTCACTAAACAAATATTATATAATATAGTTTCATCACTCAAGATGGAATATTTGAGACGAACCTGTGTTGATATCCCTGTATCTAGACCTTTTAAGCCAGATTCGAGTGAGCTGACAATATGTATGAATGTGTTCGTGTCCAAATTGAGAACAAACTTGATATGGTTGTTGAACAGAACTTCCATATACCCAAAGTACGCCTTCGACAGCTGAAAAACAATAACTCATTCTCACTAAGGTCAACAGCTGAAAACAATAACTTCTCACTAAGGCTACAGAAGTACAAATGAAACCGAAAAAATAAAGTGTTTAGGTGAACAAAAGAAGTGTGGGTTGACATAAGCTCTGGCCAAGATTCTGGAAGCATAAGACTTCGACCAAGCAAAAATTATCTTGCATAGAGGTATCAGATTGTAGTTTTCTAGTACTAGGGTTtagctaaataaataaattctTAAAAGAAATTGAGTTATTGATCCATCATAATTAGCACTCCCAAAAAATGCATAGAAATACACACATAAGGTACTGCTTACTATTACGATATTTGCTTATGTTTCAAGAACCAGAGTTTGAACCCCAGCTTGCACCTATGGTATGGCTGACGCACTAACACAACCCTCCTTATGCATGGGGCCCCGTGGGGCCCGCGAGCAAAATCGTCAAACACCAAACTCAATGGTAAGAGCAGAACCAATTGACCATTTCTGATTAGTGAGCAATTATCTCCTAAATTGATTTGCATGCATGTTCCTGCCCACGTTCTATGTGAGAGAACTTTGATGCATGGAACTAAGTGTTAAGACAGCCATATGTGGCTGGTCTGGGTCTGGGCCTTGCGTCCAGCCCTTGTAGCTGCCCTGCGTTGGATTCCTTGTCCAGCAAGGGTGTGGATTGAGTTGTATATGGTAGGGATACTGGAGGTCGGTTCTGTTTCCATAAGCCGCCCCTATCTCtacctatatatatgcatgtatcaTGTAATCCCATAATCAATCTACTATTATACACTGCATACCTTCTTTCACTAAGCACTAGTATTAAGACATAAATTAAAATTGAATTTATATGAATACCTTTCTGAATGCCAATATATCAGATAATGGAACTGAGAGGGTCATCTTCAGAGATATATCAAGGGCATCAGCAAGCGCTCTGTCACCATACAGCTCAAATACACCAAAATTGACATAGTTCCCACACAAAGCTGGACGTTCCAGGTAAAATGGCAGTCAAAAGAACAATACATAATCACAATAAGATTACAAAATCTTAAGCCCACAAGAAATAAATATATGGTACAACTATTGTGAGAACAGGTCATAGTACAATCTTAAAAATGTGAAGAATACTAAGAATCAAAAAGTAGCCAACATTTACAAGATAAGGACCAAGATATATCCCAGTGTGTAACAATTCCTCAGAAACCATCCAAGAACTGGTGATTCACAAAGTTAGCTTAAAGTCTTTGGAATTCGTTACTCATTGCGTAAAAAATCAAAAGCCATTTgggaatgagagagagagagaagcagcTCTTTTCAACAGTTTTTCGAAGCATGAACCCTAATGAAACAGCCAGCAAGTTTGCAGTTCAAAATGATAATTCAGCAATagtaacatcttttgtttttgggTGGGGTGTGGGGGTTGAACATAAGATGAACCATGTACAAGTGGATCTGGCTCTCTGGCTCTTCGATTGGATGCATGTGAATATGTGATATGTTGACATACTAGAAATGTCAAACCCATAGTGTTTTAATGTTATTATGGCAGTGGCATGTtagcattttttttatttgtggCTCTTaggcagattagatcaaatttgtTAGTTTGTTAGGGTTATCAGTTAGACTTGACGGCTACAAACACCTAGACGTATCATTAGTTGTAATCAAGCAGGAACCCTAAAAGGCAATCAGAGCCTCGGAGGATGAGCTTATTCTTCCTGCTATATTCCATCCTGCCCCAACTAAATCCATATCACTGAATTTGGGAAAATGAACACTACAGTTGAATACAAGAAAGTCTATTACAAAAGCCCCAGCAAATAATCATGTTTCACACTCATGTAAATCAGTGATATCGAGCCTTCTGAAATATAGTACTGATGAATGCAACCAGCTATCCACTATGCTGATGGAACCTATAGTCAACTCACTTGCAGTATATCAAATTAGCAGGTCAAATGACATAATTTTTACTCACCCCTTGAAAGAACAGTCAGTGAGATCCATATGCCTTTGTATTTACTTCCATAAATGTCTGTGCCATTAGGAAGCAATAGAATTCGCGACCCGTAAGCCACGACTATCTTGCTAACCTCTCGGAACAAAAGGATCCCATTTGGTGATGATGAATCAAATGTCAGTCTTTGAGCTTTGTTCAAAACAAATTCATACATGAACTTGAGCAAGGGTGTGGTGACCTGCATGAGGTGACATTTAGGGTGACTGAAGACAAATTATGAAACCTCAGGTTATGAGTAGCTAAGTTAGGCTTAGGCAGCATATTTGAGCAAAAACATGCAATAGGAGCGCACGGATATAAAGCTGTTTCTAAAAACAAGGGCTTATACATAATAAAATGCAATATGTGCAGGGGCATAAAATTGTTCTAGAGCACAAATTGGGAACAGATGACAACCTCTGGTTCATCCGTGCAGAGTGAGATGGCTCTCAACAGAAGTGGCATGCGAGATGGATACAACCAGTCAAATAGGAGGCCATATGTCTTGCGACTGGATCACATCAGTAAATCAGTAAAGGTAAAGTTAGTTTCAAAATAATAGGGGCTGTAATACCCTCATAATGAACATGATCAGATAACACACCTGTTGGTTGCCATCGCTATGCCACGTAGATCTCTCATCCAACCAATAAATGCATGCTTAGCGCCATCAGTCCGAAAAGCAGCATCAGGAGTTGCCTCCAGGTTAAATGCAACCTACAGTGAAAACAGAATAAAAACCacatcaaattttaaaatttaccAATGTTTCTCTCAAAAGGATTATCTACGCACCTGCTGAAGTGGTTCCATGAAAGTCCTGAATTTCACAGGGCTATCTTCCATGAAGACTAAGGAGCCAAGGATGTAATAGAACGTAGTTCTACTACGTGAACATTTGTATTCTGCAAGAAATGAGAAATTCTCCGGCTGGAAGAATACAATAAAAAAGAATTATCTCTAAACTGAGCGCAGGGATGGAAAATAAATAAAAGCTAGTGGGAAGACTTTACAGAATGATTTGCAATGATGAACTTTACACTCTCCAGCTTAAGCAGCAGTTTTCCAGTCATATAGCTGGCTTGGCAAGAAAAAAATGAACTGTCATCACGCAATAAATGAGAAAAagaaaactgaaaaaaaaaagccACAATTTTACCCAGTTGCCAGATCAAGGAACAGGGACAGAGTATGATCAATAACATCCTCACTCTGTAACCACAGCAAAGGTCAGCAAAGCTCAAAGGTAAAGCTTAAGCCAAAATCAGTAAATGAATAGTCACCTCAGCATAGCACTTCAGATTTGTAGCAATTTTCCCAACAATCACATTGAGAAGAATTAAATGGTCATTAAGTCCTAGAAGCTCAGACAATCTTCCATACAGCTGCTGCAGCAAAGAAGCATTGGTTTATGGAATCTAACAAGCAGGTACATCTGCCACACTTCACCAAATATTAGCAAGAAAATGTACAGGGAAAATTTTAGCAACCATTGGCAATAGTGCCAAATTTTTGCAGGGCTGGTTCCGGCATAAACCAAAAGAAGCCCAtcaaaagagaaaataaaagaataatTGTTTATTAACCTTTGAAGCATGCATGGCTTGGTCTCCTACATATGACC
The nucleotide sequence above comes from Miscanthus floridulus cultivar M001 chromosome 18, ASM1932011v1, whole genome shotgun sequence. Encoded proteins:
- the LOC136522886 gene encoding uncharacterized protein isoform X3, coding for MNQPNPAMPLTLHRKIASSFKDQFLLQVFQISLTSLNQLKSEAPDEFGHIPLDLALKCLSFDFVGSPVDESSEEFGTVQLPASWRPLLQDPSTLQIFFDYYKVNGIRVSKEALECLVRLASVRRSIFVEDPARSQFLSHLMLGTKEILLTGQGLADHDNYHEFCRLLGRFKVNYQLAELLNVEFYGEWIGLVAEFTTRSLLSWQWASNSVYYLLSLWSKLVTSVPYLKGETPSLLDETVPKITEGFITSRINSVQAILADNSLENPLDSVEVLQDQLEFLPFLCRFQYQSSSLYIINIMEPLLQAYTERSRLPAPGDADELSVIEGQIAWMVHIIAAIVKVRQVTGASQETQELIDAELSARVLQLISMTDTGAHAQRYQELSKQRLDRAILVFVQSFRRSYVGDQAMHASKQLYGRLSELLGLNDHLILLNVIVGKIATNLKCYAESEDVIDHTLSLFLDLATGYMTGKLLLKLESVKFIIANHSPENFSFLAEYKCSRSRTTFYYILGSLVFMEDSPVKFRTFMEPLQQVAFNLEATPDAAFRTDGAKHAFIGWMRDLRGIAMATNSRKTYGLLFDWLYPSRMPLLLRAISLCTDEPEVTTPLLKFMYEFVLNKAQRLTFDSSSPNGILLFREVSKIVVAYGSRILLLPNGTDIYGSKYKGIWISLTVLSRALCGNYVNFGVFELYGDRALADALDISLKMTLSVPLSDILAFRKLSKAYFGYMEVLFNNHIKFVLNLDTNTFIHIVSSLESGLKGLDTGISTQCASAIDSLAAFYFNNITSGDSPPSPASVNLARHIGEYPNLFPQILKTLFEIMLFEDAGNQWSLSRPILSLIMTSEQMFSELRAHILASQTVDQQQRLSQCFDKLMTDVNRNLEPKNRDRFTQNLTAFRRDFRLK